A window from Citrus sinensis cultivar Valencia sweet orange chromosome 3, DVS_A1.0, whole genome shotgun sequence encodes these proteins:
- the LOC102612948 gene encoding uncharacterized protein LOC102612948 — protein MDGLIPMVFKAIKKNKTRRQYECLSSGTAQSYNAADFNSNIIAHQNSMYVTRSGEKMEPGHGHRRHKSVGDFYAGYSVANGGGFGGGGGGGSPPPRAKQLVRFRSHRMFSCVTGAS, from the coding sequence ATGGACGGATTAATTCCAATGGTGTTCAAAGCAATCAAGAAGAACAAAACTCGCCGGCAATACGAGTGTCTTTCGTCGGGGACAGCTCAAAGTTACAACGCAGCAGACTtcaatagtaatattattgcTCATCAAAATTCCATGTATGTGACACGTTCAGGTGAGAAAATGGAGCCGGGACACGGCCACCGGCGGCATAAGTCCGTCGGAGACTTTTATGCCGGGTACTCAGTGGCGAATGGTGGTGGTTTTGGTGGTGGCGGTGGCGGTGGTTCTCCTCCTCCAAGGGCAAAACAACTGGTGAGGTTTAGGAGTCACAGAATGTTCTCATGTGTAACAGGTGCAAGCTGA